The following proteins are encoded in a genomic region of Aptenodytes patagonicus chromosome 13, bAptPat1.pri.cur, whole genome shotgun sequence:
- the METTL22 gene encoding methyltransferase-like protein 22 encodes MVDVTEEEMDNPTFKRDTVLSDVHLHCPNKRHLMVRLNAVGQPVFLSYFKLIWNTEDLASEKHEATTEREHQYRSGDELCDKDRNNLKKERELNSEGVEALLDDDGDLEVVRRPRSASDLEAEDLLRDRVYPVILMKAKEDAFEDEEKECTCSDVVKIEHTMATPLEDVGKQVWRAAFLLADYILFIRDTFRCCSVLELGGGTGITSIIMGTVAKRVYCTDVGEDLLAMCEQNVALNKHLMEPGRGEVKVKELDWLKDEFCTDPEAPYSWSDEEIADLHDHCTVIMAADVFYDDDLTDALFRTLYRITHNLRNSCTVYLALEKRLNFTLRHMDVTCEAYSHFRNTLHDLENLQDRKMKYTVEPVKLDFCQFLIYERIEQLELWKIVAEQLT; translated from the exons ATGGTAGATGTAACAGAGGAGGAGATGGATAACCCCACGTTTAAAAGAGACACTGTACTTTCTGACGTTCACTTACACTGTCCAAACAAAAGACATCTCATGGTACGATTGAATGCAGTTGGACAACCAG TATTCCTGTCATATTTCAAACTTATTTGGAACACAGAGGATTTGGCATCTGAGAAACATGAAGCTACAACAGAAAGAGAACACCAGTACAGAAGTGGAGATGAACTGTGTGACAAGGACAGGAATaacctaaaaaaagaaagagaattaaatAGTGAAGGAGTAGAAGCTCTGCTAGACGATGACGGAGACTTGGAAGTGGTCAGAAGACCTCGAAGTGCCTCTGATTTAGAAGCGGAGGATCTTTTGAGAGATAGAGTATATCCTGTAATTCTgatgaaagcaaaagaagatgcttttgaagatgaagaaaaagaatgcacTTGCAGTGATGTTGTTAAAATAG aacaTACTATGGCAACCCCCTTAGAAGATGTCGGTAAACAA GTCTGGCGTGCAGCCTTTCTTCTTGCTGATTACATTCTGTTTATACGGGACACATTCAGGTGTTGCTCAGTGCTAGAGCTTGGAGGTGGCACTGGAATTACAAGCATTATCATGGGAACAGTTGCCAAGAGAGTTTATTgcacag ATGTTGGTGAAGATCTTCTGGCCATGTGTGAGCAAAATGTTGCATTAAACAAACACCTGATGGAGCCGGGAA GAGGGGAAGTTAAAGTAAAAGAACTCGACTGGCTGAAAGATGAATTCTGCACTG ATCCTGAAGCTCCTTATAGCTGGTCTGATGAAGAGATTGCTGATTTGCATGACCACTGTACTGTGATAATGGCGGCTGATG tgttctATGATGATGACCTGACAGATGCCTTGTTCAGAACGCTGTATAGAATCACACACAACTTGAGAAATTCTTGCACAGTTTACCTAGCATTAGAAAAGAG GCTGAACTTCACTTTAAGGCATATGGATGTTACATGTGAAGCCTACAGTCATTTTAGAAATACTCTACATGATTTGGAGAACCTCCAagatagaaaaatgaaatatactgTGGAGCCCGTTAAGCTTGATTTCTGCCAGTTTCTCATTTATGAACGAATTGAGCAGTTG GAATTGTGGAAGATTGTTGCTGAACAGCTAACGTGA